One window of the Nitrospiraceae bacterium genome contains the following:
- a CDS encoding TolC family protein has protein sequence MLPWLLGLSLALAAAGEGSLEEQKPPILRLSLDDALAMFLRQNLDLLKTKYGIDAAKAQQITAGLFPNPELSINTLSAYTQDCNLSKCGGIMPVISQLFLVAGKRGFRVESAEFGTQSAEANFEDTLRQFSFALKDAYYRVQVGRRLLKDDEQRSGRINDAIEKLIGSPTKVQDPEDLIRLQIRAVKTQGDIIRDIQQIDSDRSDLLLLLTLPPETELVLTTDLTFQPIDPDIVALKKHVENARPDLRAKRLLLAKRRSESKLAIANQYPDVTVDLGYNVQGPQGPDNQQQWTINLGMPIPVFDRNQGGIKEAATKAHIAEADLRKTLNEVHHQINTVYRHLGQSRLLVEIYRAGAFEAAQALFDRVEDDFHSGKTTILHLLDAFRTKIDIDKAYINALYEYQRDILLLESAVGQPIS, from the coding sequence ATGCTCCCGTGGCTTTTGGGTCTGAGTTTAGCGTTGGCGGCAGCTGGGGAAGGCAGCTTGGAGGAGCAGAAACCCCCGATCCTCCGTCTGAGTCTGGATGATGCCCTTGCCATGTTTCTGCGTCAAAATCTGGATCTCCTTAAAACCAAATATGGCATTGATGCCGCAAAGGCCCAACAGATCACCGCCGGACTGTTCCCAAATCCCGAACTCTCCATCAATACCCTCAGCGCCTACACCCAGGATTGTAATTTGAGTAAGTGCGGAGGAATTATGCCGGTTATCAGTCAACTTTTTCTGGTGGCCGGTAAACGCGGGTTCCGTGTTGAAAGTGCGGAGTTCGGGACTCAATCGGCCGAAGCCAATTTTGAAGACACTCTTCGACAATTCAGTTTTGCCTTGAAGGATGCCTATTATCGGGTGCAGGTGGGGCGTCGCCTTTTAAAAGACGATGAACAGAGGTCGGGCCGGATCAATGATGCTATCGAGAAACTCATTGGTTCACCCACAAAGGTACAAGACCCGGAGGATTTAATCCGCCTCCAGATTCGAGCGGTGAAAACACAAGGGGATATCATCCGGGATATTCAACAGATTGATTCGGACCGATCCGATCTCCTGCTGCTCCTGACTCTTCCCCCGGAAACTGAATTAGTCCTAACGACGGATCTAACATTTCAGCCGATCGATCCAGATATTGTAGCTTTGAAGAAGCATGTGGAAAATGCCAGACCGGATCTTCGCGCCAAGCGTCTCTTGCTGGCCAAGCGCCGCTCAGAATCGAAGCTCGCCATAGCGAACCAGTATCCGGATGTGACGGTGGACCTCGGATACAATGTCCAGGGACCTCAAGGGCCCGACAACCAGCAACAATGGACCATTAATTTGGGGATGCCCATCCCCGTGTTCGACAGAAATCAGGGAGGCATCAAGGAAGCCGCTACCAAAGCACATATTGCAGAAGCCGACCTGCGCAAGACCCTCAACGAAGTGCATCACCAAATTAACACGGTCTATCGCCATTTAGGCCAAAGTCGTCTGCTAGTTGAAATCTACCGTGCGGGTGCTTTCGAGGCCGCCCAGGCGCTGTTTGATAGGGTAGAGGATGACTTTCATTCGGGAAAGACGACAATTCTGCATCTGCTCGATGCCTTTCGGACAAAAATAGATATTGACAAGGCCTACATCAACGCTCTCTACGAATATCAACGCGATATCCTCCTCCTCGAAAGTGCCGTCGGGCAGCCAATCAGCTAA